From the genome of Leucoraja erinacea ecotype New England chromosome 24, Leri_hhj_1, whole genome shotgun sequence:
TTTCACTTCAttttgcactatttactgcagtaTCAAGCGAAATAAACTATGAAATTAGCTTTTGATTAATCGTTTGGAATGTCCTAGAGTATTTTTTAACCACAATGCAAACACAAATGGCTCCAGAAAGAAAGGAGCAACGGAACTGAATAAGTGTTTGACTATTCATTCCCATTTTTCACAACTGACTCAGTCTCGTAGAACTGTCTTTTCTCCTGCCTACTCGACCAAATAGAagtctttgtttttttaattctcttTGGCCAAGGAACTTTTCCAATTCAACAGAGGGGAAGTAAATGGCAATGTGTAGGTTGGTTCACTGAAGATGCCATGTACATGACCAACCCTGAGCTAATATTTGAATGACTATGACAAATGCACAGTTCAAAACGCCCTATGTCACATTGCCAAATTGCCTGCTAACTtccaagttcaataaataaaagccTAACAAAATCTATTACTTTTTTTACATGGATTGTCAATATAATTTGTTGGATATTCTCACCGATTGCTCATATGGTAGTGCTAATCTTTTTATTAAAAAGTCTtgatcattttttaaataatttttaagaACTTTCCCTATCTCAATTAATTCTTCAAGTGCAGGTATCAGCTAAGCGTTCTCTGTGTCGGCAGTTAGTCCTATGTACCGTGGCCAATTACCTGGATTGGAGTCGTCGATACTATATGGAGATGTGGGGGCAGATTCATATCCAGGATCACTGGGCTGGAAATCGGGCAAGGTTTTCCAGTGATCGGGTGACTCTTCATTTTCCAATTCATTCCAAGCTAGGAGCAAAATTATAAAAATTGAAAACAATGGTCTATTCATTATCTCAAGATAAAAACTACAGGAAAATTGCTCCGTTTTTATATGCTCAAAGGTCAAAGAATAAGGCGACTGGCACAGGTGATCAAACTGCAACTATCATAAAGTAGTTGGCACTAGTCCCATTGGCAAAGTGATCATTTGCGAACCCCATGTTTCAAGAAACTCAATTTCATCAACAAGTTCATTTTTTCCCTTTTCTTTCCAGTCCTGAATTTGATTTAAACCCACAAATATTGTGCCAACAAAAAACAAATGGGAGTTCAGAAGTTAAAAGTTCAAGTTAAAATCTAGCTCCAAAATTCCTGGAGATTCTTCTCAACTCGCAATTGGCTTTTAAATTTCAACCTGAGCGCTTAACCATGAAGAGTATCCTCCCATTCCCTTTTTCCACAACtaatacagttccttcctacacatttttacgTTTAGCTTGGGTGTATGATACATTGGAAAAATAACAGCCCCAGAGCGAAAAATAAATACACCCCAGAAATGAGAATAAATCAAACATAAAATGCGAATATTGGCGCATCCCTTTCAAACAAATCAAAATCTTTACCATTTTAGAGAGTGATCAAAATCAGATTCACTTCCACCAGTCTGGAGAGTTGGGAGCCTGGGAATCACTAATTTCACCACTAATACAGTACCATCAAGAGGAGTCAACAGATCAAGTGAGCTTCCAGACTAATAATCAATTTTATTAAATAATAAAGAGGTCGATTTCTGAGCCTCTCAGTGCCAACAGTTCCATGTTATGAACATTAGTTCCTCGAGAACAGTACATTGCACACCCTGCTTCAAAACCTTTCAAAGGGCTTGGCATCTGGTATCACTTTTATAAAGACAGCAGACACTCGAGTATCAAGCATCGAGACATAATCTGCCAGTCAGATTAAAAGGTTCACTGCCGTTCTTAATGCACGTGAAATGCTATCGACTTGGTCTTCATTTGAAAGCGTTAAAAACACTTACTGATTACAGTGTCTAGAAACTTGTACTCGTTGCAATCTACTGGGAGGATGCTTTGCAAGAAGAGGTCACTGAAGTCATCTGGTATTAAATCAAAACCTGGCGACAAAAGAAAGCAATATTAAAGTGTGTCTCTTGCATAATGACTGACATTACAAGAAACTATTATTTACAGTCCGCTGGAACATGTTCTTGCAGAGCACTTATTTTTTAAACAGCCACGGAATTCAAGGGCAAGGGGCAATATTTCTAAGTAACTGCAATTccatggaaaaaaactgtttcctTTTTGAGTTAGGAGTTTTCGTCAGAGGTTATTATTGATCTAAATGTTAAACTGTAGGTTCCCCATTTACCTGATGGAAACATTATCTAACACCAGGGCAAGCTTCAGCACATGAGTTTTAACATTAGCAGCAACTTTACTCAACTCTCAATCTTtccttccaatttatttttatttatataatcGTAAATGGAAAGATAAAACTGCTGACCACCTACCCAGCATTTCGGAGAGTCTATGCATTGAATAAATAAGCAGGTGATTGGCATGTAACTACTGATTTACTTACTGTTCTTACTTAAATCCTGATGACTTTTGTACAGTTCTTCCCCCAatggaccgaagatagacacaagttggTTCTTTGTGAGTCCATGCAGTGTGGTTCCATCCATGTCACAGAAGGACAGGTCAATATTGTTGGCATCGTACTTATGTTTCTCCACATGGTAGCTGATCCATTCCAAGACATGCTGCTTGCTCCATAACTGAGGGTCAGTTTGAAACCAAGAGGTGCAATCTAGTCAAAGTAAAGCAATCCATTAAAGAAAGTGAAGTGCCTCACAAAAGGACATCAAGTGcctaataactcagcaggtcaggcagcatttcttgagaacatggatgggtgactttgcaggtcgagactcttcttcagactgaagtggctCAACTCATTAATAGATGCACCCCATGTAAAACTACCCAACACTATCCTAGTGCCAAGGTGTAACCACATTAATGGACAATCCACATTTCCATTCACATCAACTGCAACGTCTAAACAAATAGGGACACATAATACCTTATTTACTGGGTGTCAACAAACAACAGCTGGCCAATCATAACTTTAGATGAAGTCATTGCATTTGCCTGGTGTTTGTTTGCGTTTGGGCATTCGGTCGCGAACATGAATAGCAGTGGAAAGCCAACAGCGGAAGAACGCGAACTGATCCCACGAAGCAATTTGCCTATTTCTTCAATAAAGTCGTGCTTTTTTTTAAGCCTTGGTCACTGAGCAGTTGTTTTCGCCTTTGCAACAGGCAAGCATAAAGGCGAAGGTCGACAGGTGACCCGATCAGACGGCGTAAATCCCACTCctcatgacacaaagtgctggagtaactcagcaggtgaagcggcatctctggataggtgacgcttggtGTCACCCAGCcgtccgctgggttactccagcactttttgtgtcttgttgtgtaagccggcagctgcagttccttgcatcgacAATCTCATTGCCAGGCTCAGCCCGATGTACTGCCCAATACCACTACATACAATTTCTAGCAGAATTCACCTGCCACCCCGTCTACCTATACAGCCATTCTCTCGCCCACCTCGGCTTACCGGGGATGTCGGCGGGGAGCATGGGGCCAAGTTGCAGCTCTCTGCTGCCGGTGGACAAGCTCTGGCTGTCTTCTGTCTGATACACGGAGCGCATCACATCAGTCAGGATACTGCCGAGGCCAGAGGTTGAAGCCATCATAACTCCTGCGGGAAGGAAGCAACGAGTTTCGGTACAAAAAACCAACACATGTCTCCACAACACTGGAGCAACCAAACTCTTTCCATAAAACtcttctcattaaaaaaaaaaagagatgccAAATCAATAAACAAAGACTCGTAGAAAACTGCAATCACTGCAAGTGGCAGCGTCTGAAGAATCTACCTGCAGATGTGGTGTTCTTTAGCAATACACGGTCCGTAATCCGTAGTCAAGGTTGTCCCCCAGACTAGATAAAGTTTTCCAGTGATCTTCCACGGGTGCAACACATATATGTGCTAGTTTCAAACCCCTATCCCTTTATATAGCGTGTCTGGATCACATGATGGTTTCTTGGCCACAGACTCCACCTTTAGGGGAAT
Proteins encoded in this window:
- the elf3 gene encoding ETS-related transcription factor Elf-3 isoform X1, encoding MMASTSGLGSILTDVMRSVYQTEDSQSLSTGSRELQLGPMLPADIPDCTSWFQTDPQLWSKQHVLEWISYHVEKHKYDANNIDLSFCDMDGTTLHGLTKNQLVSIFGPLGEELYKSHQDLSFDLIPDDFSDLFLQSILPVDCNEYKFLDTVITWNELENEESPDHWKTLPDFQPSDPGYESAPTSPYSIDDSNPGSQTPNSPDSGGSESDFDHSIMNGQYGIKTEGSAKMSSNDSKPAKRGRGRPRKFGKEEKNCTEMKRSKHSPRGTHLWEFIRDILLHPEGNNGLLKWEDRSEGIFKFLKSEAVAQLWGDKKKNSSMTYEKLSRAMRYYYKREILERVDGRRLVYKFGKNSSGWRIGDV
- the elf3 gene encoding ETS-related transcription factor Elf-3 isoform X2, encoding MMASTSGLGSILTDVMRSVYQTEDSQSLSTGSRELQLGPMLPADIPDCTSWFQTDPQLWSKQHVLEWISYHVEKHKYDANNIDLSFCDMDGTTLHGLTKNQLVSIFGPLGEELYKSHQDLSKNSFDLIPDDFSDLFLQSILPVDCNEYKFLDTVITWNELENEESPDHWKTLPDFQPSDPGYESAPTSPYSIDDSNPGSQTPNSPDSGGSESDFDHSIMNGQYGIKTEGSAKMSSNDSKPAKRGRGRPRKFGKEEKNCTEMKRSKHSPRGTHLWEFIRDILLHPEGNNGLLKWEDRSEGIFKFLKSEAVAQLWGDKKKNSSMTYEKLSRAMRYYYKREILERVDGRRLVYKFGKNSSGWRIGDV